The Danaus plexippus chromosome 17, MEX_DaPlex, whole genome shotgun sequence genome contains the following window.
ttcttgcggttaaaataatatgtatatattgcaagataaacaaataaaaaatattcaaatccaCAACTATTTCTGTTGCTAATGATAATACATTTTCCATTTTacatttcactttaaaaattaaaaactatttggtgtttaaaaaagcattttaatGCTATAGACTGCATTAACTTGTGGGGTCGTCAATGAAATGTCGATGAAGTCTGTGTCATTAATTACGTCAATATTCCATACAAAGGAGCAATTTGTCCCCATCCGGCGTTTAGAACCCTCCAAGTAATTTCTTTCATTACACAAAGCAGATAAATACATCaactgatatattattttaataagaacatGACTTATTACCTTTCTGGTCTATTAACTTTTACGATTTTGTATTTCTAAACggagatattttttatctgcttgatatatttactgtacattctaaaaatataattctttcgTGGATTACCACAGATGATACCAATTTGGTTTCATCTAGTTGGTGACTAACACGACCTCCATCCACCTTAACATGGGGTCATGGCTCGCTAATGCGGTGTAGCAAATTACTAATTAAGGAatgacatacattttttacacATGTAAGTACAAACGTGAGAAAAAATGATCTATATAcacagtattaaatttataaatatttaaatagctataattttagtatttgaattaattgattttttattatgagaaatataaatgtaggtaattatttatgaaatcacGTTTTATGGCGTTGGAGTTATTTAGTTGTTTGACACTTGATCTTAACGATCTAGCATTGGATTTAATCTGAccactttattaataattgctATTATGAACCACTGTTGCTCTTGCATCTTCTCTCTTGTTTTTTACGttaggatttaaaatatattaagcattttatttttacattaaaacttaattaatgttGTACTTTATTTCACTACTAGTAAagtgcaaaatataaaaacgaaattaatttaaatttttatttcattttagttactttttaattatttttttaatcaattttgtgGGTTTATCGAccattcatacatacataccatACATATATTCATACAACACAGATACAAAGTGGTTTTTTAACCATATTTTCtgatagataatatttttagggaTACTTTATCTGTCTGGTAATTGGTAATTTATTGAGGTTtcacagttaattataaatacaatagcGTGATATACCTCCATTCAATAGTTCAACAATACTTGGTGTTGCCATAATAGGGTCGGacctttttattgaattatattcgGTATATGCGGGTGTAGATAAAGAATTAATACTTATTACATTTGTATTGAATCaatgtattgatatttaatttatggtaATTaccaagtaaaaaaatatcccagCCTCTGATTGCTCAAATGATCTATTATGTacgttaatatttgttatatttacatattatatcgtTGTTTGTCATTacaatgacattatttataccaTGCAAGTCACGGTACTGACAgacttaataatatgtaagcAAAATATTCCATAGTGTGATTGAAGTAAGCATGGTGATTAAGAATATGTAGCGAACAGTTGGTAGAGCCATGGTGTTTCTTCTCCCACTCCAATTTATAACTTACAACACGTCTATGTATGTCATTATGTCACAACACTAAGTGAAAGCTTGGTACTCTGAACGAGTTACTTTAAAAGATGTGTCCGTACatacttattaatttgattaatattcaaaaatttatagtgttatatctttaattattttaatttagttcaaTGGCTTAAAATTAGGCGACACTTGTACTAACATTTGTTGAGCAGTCGCATGTATGAAATGGTTTTGTTGAAAACAATACGtactcttaaataaaagtCTTACTTTGGTATATCtgtgagtttttatttatacacattatatctatatagGAATGCAGCTTGTTAACTCGTTATTAGAAGCTGGTACGTTATCATATTTTCTCGAAGTATCTGTTTAAGTAATTTCGTTCCACAGTTGTTAGTGTCACGAAACGCTTTGGATAATTGCAATaatgcttattttaatattccattttaattttttttttatgcgcaaaacataaaactatCCACagatttatactttattctttgtaacagattataaataaataataaacatattgagTCAAGAATGGAAGTCACGTCATAAGACGATAAACCAGTGTGGGTAGTTTGTAAATGCGGTTGCGCATAAATTGTGGAGATGATACCTATCTTAAACCAGATACAATTACaggataataataatgactgTAAGGATATATCTGAGGATAAATTAACTATGACAACTTAGAAggtaagaaaaacaaaatattttttgctcatATTATGCGCATTTTCTGATGAGTTCACTTGTAGTacgtataaatatgtattaatgataatttcgcatattattgaataatatataacaataatgtgATAAAGATTgacaaattataatgataaatttagtTAGAAAATTGTAAAGGGCAAATCTACATATACCTATTATGTAACATAAAGTctcaaagttataaatatccaGCAAGAATTGTTTAAGAAACGTTTTAACATTTGATATCGTTTTTCAATATGTTTGTTAGTAGCTAAATACTCCGAGTTGTTTCAAGGCTGTTATGTTACTTCATGGGTTACGACCGTAAAATATATTGCGCAGCTAtcgtaattatttaacttgacCATGGGGCCTCAAATGGTACAAACGCCATAATgtatttaaggttttatatcGCCATAGTTGCATCAGGCGAATTTACTATCGTACgtgtctatatttttaataatagttttgtcaAGTTAATGGACAGGTtcaatctaataatatttttataagcaacAAGTAAAGAActaaaatgaacaaaatacTACCATTaatatgagaataaaaaaaatataatatatcgaaAACGAAagtttattactaaaaataaaatcaaaatacttcattatttactaagcattatattataattaataaaaatttaagatttttcgttaaaaacatataataaaattaaagtatagaACCGCTATCGTCGACAaagaaaaacaacaacaaatgACATAACTGTAAACAAAactttctttttcatttttccaTTACGTTATCattagaataaataacttaCCGCGTGTTACGAAAACGGCAACCAACAAAACCGGCACTAAAAGAGAAAACTTGaccattataaaactttacacttgtttttaaacaaaattgaaataacacgTTCGTCTCGGTTCAGACGCGGGAAGCGAATGCCAAGTGCCAACTGTGAACTGCCAAACAAGTTAATTCCAAAATCAAACTGTCATAGTATCGCGTAAGCAGCTAAGTGAATAcgttaactttttataacctGTGGCGGGGGAATTTTGTTGtaagtttttgatatattaaagataagtaatttataccGGAATGGCGcagaaaaatatagtaatcaaatataaaatgaattaaaagcTACTTTATTCCGATAATAGTTGTAaggtattttttgtaaaaataaaaaacataaaaacagaAATCTACTTTCTATTAGAAGGAGTTTGATTTGAGAttcttctttataataaaatatttctattttcaaatatttgttttacaaaatttttgatactttttttaaaattccctGTTGTAATAGTAACAATGAGAATGGATCTTTAAATACTAATTCATGATTGTACttggtttaaataatataaataaattaaaatctacttttagatactattttaaaacatttaaaaaatccttatactaaatatatattcacttAGAGGCCAAAAGGGATTCTATTTAAAAGGTATAAATAAAGCAAACcagtatatattacaaattataatacgaattttacaaaacaagCAATTTAAAGCGgccttttgttataaaaatcaaacaaaacatttggATCATTTGGATTTTCAAgtccaaaaataaaagaataagtttaatagttatctgtatttatatgtatatgtacttaataaaaattcgtcAAGAATAAAAACCGGTTGGCTTTGTTGAattccaaaattatttataaaaaatagatttagacTTACGGGTTGAATTTACAAGTTTCtcgttaatttttatgataaaaataataccgtGAGGTCTcaaacaatatgaaatatatgtcgGTACACATATTCATAACTTAACAGAGTttgaatagttatataaaacaaactaccGAGAATTTTGCTTATAAATTACTATGATTGAAAAATGATATtggtttttatatgttttaacgTTAGTTGGTTGTATTTCTGCATTTAtgcaatgtaatttttttaaataggtgcttaaataataaagaaaaaatcataacaatttgagaaaaatattagttttcctAACTATTCAATAACCTAAATTCAtctcgtttataaatttattacaatatttatattttttaaatatcaaaaccttaaaaagtttcaaaaataacaGTGATGTTTACTTCTTTTATTCTGTGGACAGCACTAATAAGCACTTCATTTAAGGCTTATTTTCCGATTTTCGAGCGTAAAGATatgacttattttaaaattaactaataaacaaataaatgttatgtgaacattttattttatatatatattaaaatatgattagtCCAATAACTGTTCgtgaatatttcttatattggtactgatttatattcaaatgaaaataaagattatgAAATGTTAAGCGAGATGACcgaattcaaaaatattatgttgttttaaaccaaatttatgaatattaaatgtgaaTCACTAAATGagatagaaataaatacttttggaCTATGAgaataacatttcaaatttaaaaaaaagcagaACATTGCGTTATTTAGACAGATcagcttaattttatttaatcagtgTAATGACTTATGAGCCCTGTATTGAATTCTACTCTCGCAGAAAGgtaaattttacttcaaatatattacatttaatgtaccgattcattttaatgtaacttatGTTCTGCTATATATTCAGCACGATCACGAGCACGAAATGGCTTATCTTTCCGATACGCGTTATTATAATGggaattattcaaaaattatgaagAAGTACAATTATTACTGTGAATGAAAATCTATTctgtcaataataaaaaaatatgaaatttcagGCTTCGGGCTGTAACATGATTTGACTATAGTTTTGATAAGCCAAGTTTACGaagtagatatttttaagctgcttttgttaatgaaaaatattatttgttaagaagAAAAAGATAACACAGTTTATGTaggaaattgtttaatatgtaCAAAGCAACTatgagttttttaaatactatatgaTAAATCTTTAATCATTTAGTTTCGTTCTGTTGTCGTTgggatattgaaaaatttaacattaagttAACAAAGCGTGGAGTTATATCTATGACATAGTATATTTCGCAAACAAAGGTGAGGCCATGATGACGAAGAAGGCCAGAGTAAAGTCGGCTATAGAGTGAGATGCTGCACTAGAATTACATTTGTCTCCTTCACACTCATAACAATATAGTAGAGATACGATATCAGAGTGTGCTGCGTGTGCCCGTCTGATATCTTCACAGGAACCTCTTTCAGAAGCACATCCGCGTATGCTCCATGGAGTTTTCATATCTGTATCGGATTATttccaattaatttttttaatttaagacttTTTACAGAATATTCCTACTGGCATACTCAGCCAATTCCATTATTAGTTTCtgattataacatatattaagaatataatatgtatataaactgacttttgtaaaatttatttcttttgagatctaagactcgtGAGAATTCATTGAAATAGAACTAATGTTTTCGGATTTTACTTTTCGGCCTCGGGAGCaggtagttaaaataattttaattatcttattattaccGCGTAGTAATCCCGAAATATtcgatttattttgatttagatTAGGTAAAATAATTACGATAACTTACGTCTATATTGCTCGGAGTATGTTACACAGCGCCCTTGTTTTCTGGGATCAAGGGTATACGGGCATAATTTTGAGAGGGTGCTAGATGTGACAGTAGGGCAACCGGTGCAAGCATAGCATTCCACCACATCAACAGGTAATTGAGTTGGTATTAGACGCTGTCGTATTGATGAGTGCGCCACTGCTGTAGCCTGTGCTCCAGACTTATCATCCGTCTTATTTTGATCGACCGATCTCTCGGCTATTTCCAAGTCATATTCGCTGGCGTGTTGGTCatctaaacaaaaataatgttgttcAAAACCTTTAGAAATTtacatcatatatatacatataatataacagaaaaataggaaatattttttttgcactttatattatttaatataatttattgtttattaaaaaaatgaaacacatttatattatattaaaatattaccagAAACGGtcactttaaaaaatccaAAGAAAATACATCCGAAACAGAGTGTTAGGGCGATCTTCATCTTGTTCGACTGAAATGCATTGGACTTAGCCcttgtgaaaatatattttataggattGCTTATCAGTGCAATCACTAAATACGATGCGCTTAATGGAGCTTTAAGGTACGCTATCGTCAGTCAGCTATCGCCATTGTTATTAAAGCAATATCTTGATCTGTACCAATTTAAGTACAATAATAAACgccaataaaacaaaaatgtattaattatatatagtacaaggtaaataatttgtttttttcttacataaaaTTCCGTTTATAATTACTAACCTTACAGATGTTACCATTTCATGATTAACATAGCCATGCCatctatatttacataatattgttaatgcaAAAGTCACTCAGTCCTgtcgttaatattttaaaggttgTATGGCTAAAGCAATTTGAATGAAGTTTGTTTTGATAGTATCTAAAGCAAAACtaacgaaatattataaactttaatagctacataaaaacaaacatacattaaatgtAGTAAAATAAGCATTCTTTTGGGCTTTTGGTCCAGTCATTATATgttatgagacgaaacctctaaGCATTCAATGATTCATCGTGCGAGTGccaggtccatcgcgttgcagggagaggagcttcaacagtgcctgggacttgcgacccaggtgtaggtttaagggatcTCTATTAACCGCGCGTTAAATGCTCATCTCCAcggtccaagctcctctctttacctaaccaaatttgaaaggaacctactagggctgtcttcgaagtacgttccaagaatgaattgatatcaGTGTGATCGTAATAATGATTGACCTTGAtagtatggtctttggggatgttggtttcccaaggatcTGTCAGCTTTATtttcacaacgcgctttaaaattcgcgaatacataaatatttatagtctgGAGGCCGaggcacaaatatcctctggtattttgtattgtttatcGTACTTATCCATCATTGTGTTCCAATCCGAAGCagctttaaggatagagtaaggcttgatgtttgattttatagccctagtgtcTTCTCTCACAatacctactgatcgctcgtttgtggttattcccCTTTCAGTGTGACTACCCAAAGACTAACCGTTTCCTGTATAtgttccagaaccctatcatGACGAcacgagtattgaccgctatctaggagtaccctacattctactagcaaatgcttagcagttccaactgccttccctcagatatgtaaagttttttcggtaccttcaATCCCTCTTACTAAATTTTAGCTTGGATCTTCTTACTtaatcctaaccctactctgttagtTTATGTTCCTATCATTAACTGCTTATGGAATTTAAGTCTTTACTGTAGCTCGGcagcatctttgtcttttgggagcgatgtaacgaggtgatcatgggatttccccgaatatatctcttggaaactcttaggttTTTATatagctccgatggcctttttagattcatcccaaaacttctgtgtatttattattaaacttgagcCGATACCCCTATTTTTTCTCTTTGCTGATTAGTTTATATACTaggatattaattacaatattaaatactattgaaGATAAACAACAttcttgaaatagtcctacattgtaactcaAAGTTTTTAAAGGGCCTTTCTTAGTAATTacagaaaacttttaatttgagtAATAAGACGCGTACATATCACTAACTAGGGGTGGAAAGTTATACTATCTTAGCGCGAATAGCATTCATTCATGTTGTATCGCCCCGAACGCGTTCCCTGAGTCTATCCatcaaactgtaatttgcctctcgcttttcctagcatcCTTTAAACTCTCCGAgagcaaagtgttgtgttctaggcgTCCAGAAATCCTgggtaaaaaccctttctggtgatttggcctaaaatactTGTTGCTGAGCATGAATCGCGTCGTACTCGTTTCTAGAAATGAGAAGAGGATTTTAGATATAGTAATTGTTAAGGctagtatctttcggatcAGTAACTTgatcttttttgggaatgaggatAAGAATTGCTTTCCTGAagcactccgggatttgcttccttgaccagattttacCGTATATGTTTatgagatgtttacgaaccgatgaacattttttaaagaccatatatgggataccatcgggTCCCGCTGCAGattaagatgatttttttgttatctgaCTAACAATTTCTTCAAGCGTTGGTGGAAATGGATACGAGAAATGCCAGGGTTTAGTTGGTTGGGATCTCTATATTGTCTCACACCTTTAGGCACTTCATATATGCTTTTAAAGTGTTCGTAAATTTTTTCGTTGGTCAGGAGAAGTTGTCCGcgttcttttttaaaaaaagtttaagaacactttaaagagtttttatcaaaattatttcctGTTTTACCCggacaaaatttaattgaccTAAACGCTTTATCTAGTTGATGACTAAAGTGATTGTCGCCTAGGCTgtatgtagattttttattaattcccgttttttcctccttatattattttggaaagtttctACTTGCGAGTTCAATTCCAGCTTCGAGCCCGGATGCTCTGACAGGACCGTTATATTGTAGTCGTGAACTTTTCAAGtcgattgttttatatttgaaatgctAAGACGTGTCCGAATGTCAATGGACTCCTGGTAGTTTCCAGTTAATACAGTTCACCATGGTATCATGAGTGTAAACTCTATCCGAAATGAAAGTTGAAGAATTTACCAACGATTGTCGTGCTTCAACACGATTATgtgttttagatatttaatataccagGCTCGTCTCTTGTAATTTTCCCGCACGTAGGGCATTTCAAGTCCGTATTCGCACCGTTTCCGCCGTTTACATCGACCGGTGGATAAATCTTTCGCTCCCTCTCTCCGACTGTTCCTggggtatttttctttatcgGACTTTTAGATGGATAAATACCGGGCTGGGCTTGATAGGCCGCTGCTCTCGGCTATCTTTCCAGCAGTTGTCTGTTTTTCCAGTGccatctgtctttccagcgtcaGCTGTCTATCCAGTGTCAGCAGTCTTTCCGGCGTCAACCCGACTCTCCGGACACTCGttttaaataagacaaaacctcttagcattcaatgatTCATCGTGCGGGTGCCAGGTCCATcgtgttgcagggagaggagcatCAACATTGCCttggacttgcgacccaggtgtaggtttaaagggTCTCTATTAaccgcgcgttaaacgcttatctccaccgtccaagctcttctgtctacctaaccaaatttgaaaagaacctattAGGGCTGCCATCGAAGTAATGCATAAGATATTCAACGTAACGcatgaaaaaaacttttttattctattattttgtgCTTGTCATAAATTACATAACaggagtaaaaaaaaattttcaaaagtttGAAGTGGGATGAGGTATTGTCATCGGCCTTAGAAAGACGAACTGAACATGACTATGGTATTCTGTCTTTAAGATTACGCCGCTGAAGGTACACCAtaagttatttacaaataatctaCCCGAAGCCGCTAAGTGCTAACCCTATCTTAATCAGCTAggcattttttacttttattaaatgtggtaatacattaaaatattgtaaatagcttcaatgttatatttgttttgttttattttagttccCAGTAATAGATTGTCGAGTAGTGTTGCGTTATTCTTCgtctcaaatttttatttttaaaccacaACTCACACGACTAGAGTTGTCACGTTTAATTTGGCATTATATTTTGCAGTATAGATagctttgtattattaatctcattttaaatttgttgcttcaaatttcaatgtttaatGCGTAAGTACGAGACtgtagttttgttaaaaacttcGGATcagaaaagaattaaaatggtCTATAGATACATAGTACTTACGTAATgttatagtttgttttaaatttagttttcaaattacGAACATCGAGAATTATAAGTATCTTGAAAGGAAAATGGACGAGTCATGTCTCCGAATGCTTAGATTCGTGGTGTGAAAAAGTGTTACGATATTTGGTAAACATAGTTTAATTACTGTTCGAGAAGTTTTAACAGACTACTCGAGAAACCTGGCGGCTAGCGGTTTGAAGCGGACCGCCGAggtattgtttttatagatttttggATGATGTGAAAAGAAACAATGATTTCtctttaactttattaaaaacatatacacTAGGTACACATAAACACGTACGTAACataaacgatattttttttatattgataaaacaataattactaACGATTTGCCATTCAAGtttgtatatttcaattaaataatataggtCATAGGATGTTGTTAGTCAAAATGATGTTACTAggtttcaaacaaaaaataaaattaaatcatactaTAGTAATAGTGATGACAATATTGATGGAGAccttatcaaaatttatttttaattttgcattaaaaaaacgATTAAACACAGCTCATCTTAtgcttgaaatatattattttaaataatgagtgtgacttttatgtttattctaTATCCAATATGGTCGTTATGAATAACAGCCACCACCTGTAGCaaatttgtatacattaagtgatctataattatttgtttatctcttattacaataattcacAATGATCacgatttaaaacattaaaacctatatctattaaaaactatttcaacaAGCAACAGTCAGAACAATCATGTTGGACGGGATGTTTATATAAGGCCGaagctataataataaatttaaaaaaaaaacgcggaTGTTCACTCTCACATCCCAAACATTGACATATCTCgagttttcaatttaaatctatttcaagTATTAcgtaatagttataaaattaataatataaagtgcactgttgttgttttttatcaatattatcatttattttagcacttaatatataaaatcggTGTGCTTTCAACAATTACTGGCCTTATCTTAtgttcgttttaaaattaatttgtcacTTAACATTTTAAGCGGAAGCAATAATGAAGCTGAACTTTTAATGCAGCCAATTATTGCTTGCTGTAGAGATAAGAGGCTAAAAGCGCTGCTAAAGCTAAAGGTAGAGAGAATGCTACAGATGATGCTCCATTACAGCGGTCTTTGTTACAAACACTGCACGTCTTGACATGTCTGCTGGGGTCTGGTTGGACTGGCATCCTGGTGATAAGACTGCATGATTGGCCCAGGTCTGTAGGATTCGCATCCAAGCAAGTTCGGATTGTTGCGCCGTTCTCTGTAATTGTTTCGATAAAAAAGTGTTATATAAATCtgcaaaaacattttatgttcTGCGCTGGCCAATGTTTTAGCTAGCTCTCGTTACTTATGTTCGAAAAATTCTAACTGATATTTAATTCgtgttaaatgtaaaatgttatataaatatcgaaATATTGTTGCCTTTACAAAATTGTTTACCAATACTTAGGGGTAAGTATAAAGCCTAATATAACCGCTGttacgattaaaatttataactacttACAGTCGAAgaagaattgttttaaaaataatgaaagaaaaaggaaaagattaaattaatactcacCCATAACAATTTTGTGGCAATACCTAGGCGCGCCAACTACGGAATCAATGAGTTCCCGTGGCAACAAATCTTTCAGATAAAGGCGGTTGTAGTTCACAGAATCTTGAGTTGAGCAGTCCTTAAAGAacagaataaaacatttagaaaatgttatataagtattaaaaaaaaaatctattatcgatctagaaataaattttcaatggcATTGATGCAACTTACAACTAGGCTTTTTGATGACGAGAATGGATCGTTGCAAGTCGGGTCAGATTGAGAATTACACTGGTAACATTGAAGGCAGGACCCTGTAATATAACAAAGGAAGTTTTACatgacatacaaaaaaaattgtacatttatatgcctctttattttattattattaaaatagaagaaaGACATTGAGGATAAGGTCGATATATCTAGCGTACctgattgttttttgtttttcgtagtatatgaaaaataagacTTTTTATAATCgctaatgtttaaatatataaaataaatttgcgtTATAGTAAGTGTATGAAAAGGTTTTATCGTAGAAAAATCATTCTGCTGATAttgttaaattgttttcattttttaatttaaattgtatacagTTCGGTAGTTTAGAAGAGAatgctatattttgttttaaattaaatcataagaacggctaaaactttttaatactcAGACAtggaattattgaaaaataatgctatttcataaattcgattaattaacaaaatattcttacatCTTATCTgcccaaaaaatatatttcctgaaaactaataatttttatatacaaataataaatggtaAGAGATTGTTCGTTGGCCACCCAGGTAAAACAAATCATGCGAATatattggtataaatagatgcgcaattgtgttaaaattttaaagccaGATTCAAATCTTTTTGACGACGACATTTAACAATGAGATCGTCAGTCAACATTTTTTACTGTTTAGTTATAAATGAGGGTAAATGATTATCAATTTGTGATATCgcaataactatattttcatataaaatatttttattatacttcataatttacgtattgcttaaaataatgtaaagtttatttacaccaagtttatttaaaatgtcacacGCGCGGTTATGTCACAATGACATCATCGGGCCACTTGTATATTTAGGCCATGATCAAACGCCTTCGACAAGCAACGTTGTTTGATTTTGCGCGTTACCAGATTGttatatagtttcatttataaatatttatagattctCAGCTAGCCTTTTGTTTTGGATATTGTGATGTTTCAGTTGTTATGTTCGCTGTCACAGAAATACTTAAACGTGAAGATGAgatcatcaaatattttttttttttgcaaatggcCTCAACATCAAACCTGTTTCgccgtgtttttttttatttaccatgAATTTATTAGGTTtgcatatttttctattcctacttataataataaatgacctTAAAcgattattgttttataacatgcATATGATTTATGTTATAAGACGTATTACTACTGTTATAGCAATAATATAAGACTATTTTCTACTGCTTGGTTTGTTCGtatttagcattttttttattaaactcacAATAAGAACTAGGTGAATTTttatgccaaaaaaaaaattgt
Protein-coding sequences here:
- the LOC116771277 gene encoding uncharacterized protein LOC116771277 encodes the protein MKIALTLCFGCIFFGFFKVTVSDDQHASEYDLEIAERSVDQNKTDDKSGAQATAVAHSSIRQRLIPTQLPVDVVECYACTGCPTVTSSTLSKLCPYTLDPRKQGRCVTYSEQYRHMKTPWSIRGCASERGSCEDIRRAHAAHSDIVSLLYCYECEGDKCNSSAASHSIADFTLAFFVIMASPLFAKYTMS
- the LOC116771290 gene encoding uncharacterized protein LOC116771290 codes for the protein MARFGITLCLATVLALIEIGSCLQCYQCNSQSDPTCNDPFSSSKSLVDCSTQDSVNYNRLYLKDLLPRELIDSVVGAPRYCHKIVMENGATIRTCLDANPTDLGQSCSLITRMPVQPDPSRHVKTCSVCNKDRCNGASSVAFSLPLALAALLASYLYSKQ